Genomic window (Deltaproteobacteria bacterium):
ACAAAAAGGTCCCCTCAGTGCAGTAAATCAGAGTCTCCTTAGGGAAGCTCTGATTTATTACACTGGGGGAAACTTTCTGTAGAAAGTTTCCCCCAGCCCCCCTTCAAAGACTTTCAATACGACTTGGGTTCCCCCTGTTTTGCCAAGCAAAACAGGGGGAAACCAAGTCGCATTAAAAGTTTTTGGAGGGAGTCTGAGGGAACCTTTTTACAAAAAGGTTCCCTCAGGGTAATTAATCAGAGTCTCCTTAGCAGGGAAACACCGCTTGGAGCCCTTTGTCAAGCAATAAGTGGGGAGCCGCCCGGAACGGGACCGGGAGGGTTGAAGAGGGGGTATGTTTGTCATCCCCCTGCCTGCGGGGGGGAGGGGGGGAGGCGGGCCGTGCGCCTATTCGACGTCGATGGATACGATCTCGAGCTCCGTACCCGAGAGCCTGAGGATATTCGCGCCGCCGCAGCGGGGACAGGGCTCGAGAAGGTAGCCCTCCATGACGAACTCCGTTGCGCAGCCACGGCAGCGGCCCCTGACCGCCACCTCCTCGATCAAAAGGCGCGCGCCCTCGAGGGGAGTGCCCCTGGAGACCGCATCGAAGCAGAAGCTCAGGGCCAGGGGCTCGAGGGCCGTGAGCTTTCCCACCCGCAGCCGCACCTCCTTGATCGTGCTCGCCCCCTCACGCTCCATGCGCTCCCTTACGGCCTCCACCACGCTTACCGTTATCCCCATCTCGTGCATGAGCGCCATACCTCCCGGAGAAGGCCCTGCTCGGCCGCCTGGGGGGACTTCCTGCAGAAGGGCTCTTCGTTTGCGGCGGCGACCGGGAGGTCCGGGCGCGCCAGGCGGGATCTTTTACGCCTTTGCGCCCGGACCTCCCGGCCGCCGCCGCGCAAGCACATTGACAAGGAAACTCTGATTTATTGCCCTGAGGGAACCTTTTTGTAAAAGGGTCACAGACCCACGGTTCCCCCAGATTGTCCGCGCCGGCTGCCTCTGGGGGCCGTACCGGGGGTTCGGGCCGCAAAGGCGTAAAAATATCCCGCCTGGCGCGGGCCGAACCCCCGGTACGGCCGAAGACCCGAATAACATAGGGGCAGGGGGGAAACGTGGGCCTGTGGCCCTTCTTCAGAAAGTTTCCCCCAGCGCAATCAATCAGGGCTTCCCTCAAGCCTGCGCAGGTCGTAGCCGAACCTGGCGAGCTCGTCCTTTACGAGGGAGGCCACGTCGTCGAGTCTCTCCCTCACCGTCTCGCTCAGTTCGAGTCCCGGCGAGATGTCGGCCGGCTCGACGGCTATGACCACGAGCTCCTCGGGGTTCGCTCCCTCCAGTTGCGCCATTGCCAGAAGCTCCTTCAGGCCCACGTCGTGGCAGGCGGTCATAAGCGGCAGCGACCGATGGAGCCTTTCGCCGGGGATGCGGTAGACCGAGCCCGGCTCGCCTCCCGCCCTTGCGGCGTCGATTACGATCACCCGGCTGTGGGAGGCGAGGAGGCTCAGGAGCCTCAAGCCGCCGCAGCCGCCGTCCACGAGCTCCACGCCCTCGGGCGGAACGTAGCGCTCCCTCAGGTGCTCCACGGCCCTTACGCCGAGGCCCTCGTCTCTCAACAGGATGTTACCGACCCCCAGCACCAGGACGGCGCGGCCTTCGTCTCTCATGGCAAAAAAACGGGACGGGAAGCGCTCCGCCCCCCGCCGCCCTCGCCCCGGCACCGTCTCCGTCAGCAGCTCTTTCACCCGCCGGAGCGCCTGTAGTAGTATCCGTGGAACATGGCCCACAGGGCCCGTATGTCCTCGGTGAGTACGAGGTAGAGGTGGACTATGATGAAGGAGGCGAAGACGTACATGAGGAAGTCGTGGAGCATGCGCACGGCCATGAGTCCCCCCATGAGCTCGTTCACCGCCATGAGCCGAGCCGGCCAGTAGAGGCCGAAACCCGTGAGGGCCTGGACGAATATGAGCGCCCACAGCAGGTTGTAGGTGAGCTTCTGCAGGGGGTTGTACTTTACGAAAGCGGGCGGCTCGTCGGCGAGGAAGAGGTAGTAGGCCGCCGTGCGCGGCAGGTTCCGCAGGTCCGAGACGCCGAATATCTCGGTTCTCCGCTCGACGGCCAGCGTGTGGTAGACGTGGAAGAGCCACGAGAAGACGAGGGCGTACATGGAGATGAAGTGGAGCGACCTTGCGCCGTTCATGTCGCCTGCGGGTATGAGCCCGGGGTAGCGGATGTTGAGTCCGCTGCCCATGAGAAGCAGTACCGAGAGGGCCATCACCCAGTGGACGATGCGCTCGGCCAGGTCGTGGCGCAGATACCTCTCCTCCATGACCGCTGCTCCTTTCAGGTGTAGAGAAAAGTTCCGCCTGGGGGAGACTTCCCCGCGCGGGGGGACGGCCCGGCCTCACCCCGAGCTCCCCTCGGTGGCGGCCTCCCTGAGGTCCGGCCCGCGCCAGGCGGGATTGTTACGCCTTTGCGGCCCGGACCTCCGGGAGGCCGCTGCGCGGACACTCCTCCATCCGGCGTGCAAGAAGGGGGAGCCTTTTTCGGAGAGCTTCCCTCAGCGGACCCTGAAACTCAGTATTTCGTTTGTTTCCGGCTCAATCACGTGAACCGCGCAGGCCATTCAGGGGTCGAAGGAGTGGACCACGCGCAGGATCTCGAGCGGGTTTCGCACGTCCTGCACGGGCACTCCTATGAGCGCCTCTTCGGCCGGCCCTCTTGTGCCGTTGTCGTCGCGGGGCGAGAAGTTCCAGTTCGACGCCGGCACGGCCTGCCACCTTTCGAGCCTGCCGCCCTTTATGGTGTTGTAGTCGGTTATGCAGCCGCGCGGGGCGTCCCAGCCCGCCACGCCGCTCGCCGAGTCCGGTATCTCGTAGGGGGTGTAGAAGTCCATGTCGCCGCGCTTGATGTTGCCCACGAGCTCGTCTATCCAGCCCTGCACGGCGTCCACCGTCATCTTCAGCTTGAGCACCCTCGCAACGACGCGGCCCAGCGCGGAGAAGAGTATCTCGTGGCGGCCCGCCATACCCACGGCCTCGAGCGTGTCGTCCACGAGCCTTACGGCCTCTTCCCGTCCCGATGCGTAGGCCACGAGCATCTGCGCCAGCGGCCCTCCCTCCATGGGGCGTCCCTTGAGCCTTACCGCCTTGGTCCAGTCGTAGCGGCCCTCGTGGTCTATCTCCTTTATGCCCTCCGTGCCCGTGAAGTCGGGCTCCGTCTCGCCGACCGAGGGGTTCTTGCCGCCTCCGCAACGGTCGGTGTACCAGCTGTGGCCCACGTACTCCTCTATGTCGTCGAGAAGGTCGATGCGCTCAACCTTCGAGAGATCCGCCGCCTCGATTGCGCCGCGGGGGAAGAGCCGCTCGTAGGGGTCCTGGCTCTCGGCGTCGAGCACGCCCATGGTGATGTAGTTTCTGTGGCCGCCGCCGTAGTCCTTGAGGTAGAGGTAGTAGGGCGCTATGGCCAGCAGGTCGGGCACGACCGTGTTGTCGACGAAGTCCTTGACCTTGGCCATCTTGTCCTCATAGTCGGCTATCTGGGTGAGCGTGGGGATGCAGGTCACGCCGCCGGGCGGCGAGGTGATGATGTAGGGGAACTTGCCGCCGAAGACGGCGCCCGCCTCGTTGGCCAGCGACTTCACCCTTATGCTCTCCAGGTAGTGGGCCACGATCTCGAGGTTGAGCTCCGGCGGGAGCCGGTACTCGGGGTGGCCCCAGTAGGCGTTTGCCAGGAAGCCGAGCTGGCCGCTGTCGACGAAGGTCTTTATGCGCTCCTGCACGCGCCGCAGCGACGGTGTGGCCGGCCTGGCCTCGAGGGCGCTCACGATGTCCACGTAGTCGAAGCCGTTGAGGATGTAGAACCAGAGTATGTGGTCGTAGGCTATCTGCGAGGCCTCCATGAGGTTTCTTATGAGCCTTGCGTTGTCGGGCGGCCTTACGCCGAAGGAGTCTTCGAGGCTCATGGCCGCCGTGTGGCCGTGGGGCGTGGGGCATATGCCGCAGATGCGGTGCGAGAAGTGCCATGCGTCGCGCGGGTCCCGGCCCTTGAGGATGATCTCGTAGCCGCGGAAGAGGGTCGTCGTGTTCCAGGCATTGACCACCTTGCCGCCCGCTATCTCGACCTCGATCCTCAGGTGTCCCTCTATGCGCGTTATGGGGTCTATCACTATCCTTTGAGCCACGGCCTACTCACCCCCCTCCTCTTCTTCCCTGACCACGCGGCTCTCTTTCCTGCCGAGCCTGCCCTTGGCCGCGCTTGCGGCCAGGTGTGCGCCCACGCCGGCGGCGGCCGCCGCGGCAAGGGCGATGCCCGCCCTGTCGGCCGTGGTCCTCACCCCCGCCACCTCCACCCCTGGCAGCGGCTCGTAGAAGTCGGCGAAGCGGTCCCAGAAGCGGGGCTCGAAGCACCCGATGCAGGGCGCGCCGGCGCCGATGCACCAGTTCTGGCGGTTGTTCCAGAGGACCTGGGGACAGTTGCTGAAGGTCTCGGGTCCCCGGCAGCCGACCTTGTAGAGACAGTAGCCCCGGGCCTCCTCGACGGTGCCGAAGCGCTCGACGAACCGGCCCTCGTCGAAGTGGCCGCGCCGCGGGCAGTTGTCGTGGATGGTCCTGCCGTAGAGGTCGAGGGGACGGCCGTAGGCGTCGAGCTCCGGGAGAGCGCCGAGCAGCAGGTAGCGGAGGACCGTGGAGATGATGTTTTCGGGGTTTACGGGGCAGCCGGGGAGGTTTATGACCGGCGTGGCGATGGACCTGCTCTTGAGAAACTCCCCTACGCCCACGGCGCCCGTGGGGTTGGGGCTTGCGCCCTGGGTGCCGCCGTGGGTCGCGCACATGCCCACGGCCACCACGGCGTCGGCCCTGCGGCCCACGCGCTCCATGATCTCCATGGAGGTCAGACCGCCTATGGTCATGGCGCTCGGTATGCCCGTAGCCACCGCTCCCTCGACGACACAGAGAAAGCCTCCGGCGTCGACGGCCTTCCAGAGGTTTTCGTGGGCCTTTTCACCGGCGGCGGCGTTGACGGCCTCGTGGTATTCGAGGCTCAGTATTTCGAGGATTATCCTGTCGACCTCGGGGTAGGTGGCGTTTATGAAGGACTCGGTGCAGCCCAGGCACTCCATGAAGTCGAGCCACACCAGGGGCGGGCGCCTGCTCATCCGCTCCACGGCCTCGGCGATGCGGGGCACGGCGGCCTGGGAGAGCCCCAGAAGCGCCGCCGCCTGGGCGCAGAACTTGAGGAACGAACGCCTGGAAACCCCCTTCAGCTCCAGACCGTCGAGAAATTCCCTGCCGAGCTCGGGCTCCATGAAGGACCACCCCCCCTCGAAGTGCCTTTGCGTTGCGCCGCGCGCATCCGTCGGGAACGTGCCCGCGGGAAGGACGCACGATACTGAGGAAGCTCCGATTAATTACCCTGGGGGAAACTTTCTGTAGAAGGGCCATAGGCCCACGCTTCCCCCAAACCCCCTTCAAAGACTTCTGATGCCTTTCGTACTCCCCTGATTTTGCAAGCAAAATCAGGGGAGTACGAAAGCATTGAAAGTTTTTGGAGGGAGTCTGAGGGAACCTTTTTACAAAAAGGTTCCCTCAGTGCAATAAATCAGAGTTTCCCTAAAGGGCGAAGGGCGCACCCGGCGGCGTTGCGGACCGCAAGGTCTTGTTTTGTGCCGGTCTATACTCTGTCGCTTGCCTGTAATCAGAGCTTAGCACAAAAAACCGGGCTGTCAAATCAGCCCCGGCGGTCAGGCGCCGCCTTCCCCTGTGAGCTCCGCCAGCAGCGCCAGAAGGCGCGGTACGTCGTAGGGCTTGCGGATGAACCTGATGCCCTTGCGCCGGATCTTCGACTTGTCCATGTGGTTGTCCATGTACCCGCTGTTGAGTATGACCTTCACGGCCGGGTTCAGGCCCCTGAGCTCGTCGATGAGGCGCATGCCGTCCCTGTCGGGCAGCACGTAGTCGCTTATGACGACCTGGAACGCGCCGTTTCTCTCCTTGAAAAGGGCGAGCGCCTCTGCGGCCGTGGCGGCGCAGGCGACCTCGTAGCCTTCGTCCTCGAGGACCATGGCCGCCGTCTCGCGCACCATGTCGTCGTCCTCGACGACCAGTATCCTCTTGCCCGCGCCGCCGCCGGAGAGGGGCAGCGGGGCGTCGAGCTCGTCGGGGGGCTGCACGCTCGCCGCCGGCAAGTAGACCTCGAAGGCGCTGCCCTCGCCGGGCGCGCTCCTGACGTTTATCCAGCCGCCGTGATCGCGCACGATGCCGTAGACGAC
Coding sequences:
- the hypA gene encoding hydrogenase maturation nickel metallochaperone HypA; translated protein: MALMHEMGITVSVVEAVRERMEREGASTIKEVRLRVGKLTALEPLALSFCFDAVSRGTPLEGARLLIEEVAVRGRCRGCATEFVMEGYLLEPCPRCGGANILRLSGTELEIVSIDVE
- a CDS encoding hydrogenase maturation protease, with translation MKELLTETVPGRGRRGAERFPSRFFAMRDEGRAVLVLGVGNILLRDEGLGVRAVEHLRERYVPPEGVELVDGGCGGLRLLSLLASHSRVIVIDAARAGGEPGSVYRIPGERLHRSLPLMTACHDVGLKELLAMAQLEGANPEELVVIAVEPADISPGLELSETVRERLDDVASLVKDELARFGYDLRRLEGSPD
- a CDS encoding nickel-dependent hydrogenase large subunit — protein: MAQRIVIDPITRIEGHLRIEVEIAGGKVVNAWNTTTLFRGYEIILKGRDPRDAWHFSHRICGICPTPHGHTAAMSLEDSFGVRPPDNARLIRNLMEASQIAYDHILWFYILNGFDYVDIVSALEARPATPSLRRVQERIKTFVDSGQLGFLANAYWGHPEYRLPPELNLEIVAHYLESIRVKSLANEAGAVFGGKFPYIITSPPGGVTCIPTLTQIADYEDKMAKVKDFVDNTVVPDLLAIAPYYLYLKDYGGGHRNYITMGVLDAESQDPYERLFPRGAIEAADLSKVERIDLLDDIEEYVGHSWYTDRCGGGKNPSVGETEPDFTGTEGIKEIDHEGRYDWTKAVRLKGRPMEGGPLAQMLVAYASGREEAVRLVDDTLEAVGMAGRHEILFSALGRVVARVLKLKMTVDAVQGWIDELVGNIKRGDMDFYTPYEIPDSASGVAGWDAPRGCITDYNTIKGGRLERWQAVPASNWNFSPRDDNGTRGPAEEALIGVPVQDVRNPLEILRVVHSFDP
- a CDS encoding twin-arginine translocation signal domain-containing protein; translated protein: MEPELGREFLDGLELKGVSRRSFLKFCAQAAALLGLSQAAVPRIAEAVERMSRRPPLVWLDFMECLGCTESFINATYPEVDRIILEILSLEYHEAVNAAAGEKAHENLWKAVDAGGFLCVVEGAVATGIPSAMTIGGLTSMEIMERVGRRADAVVAVGMCATHGGTQGASPNPTGAVGVGEFLKSRSIATPVINLPGCPVNPENIISTVLRYLLLGALPELDAYGRPLDLYGRTIHDNCPRRGHFDEGRFVERFGTVEEARGYCLYKVGCRGPETFSNCPQVLWNNRQNWCIGAGAPCIGCFEPRFWDRFADFYEPLPGVEVAGVRTTADRAGIALAAAAAAGVGAHLAASAAKGRLGRKESRVVREEEEGGE